Proteins found in one Serratia plymuthica genomic segment:
- a CDS encoding LLM class flavin-dependent oxidoreductase: protein MSNSAKNKRQLRLGAILHGASGNMSAWRHPDATADASINLDFNIATAKKAEQGKLDFVFVADGLYINEKSIPHFLNRFEPLTLLAALSAATDKIGLVGTLSTSYSDPFTVARQFASLDHLSKGRAGWNVVTSPLEGSAKNFSRTEHPEHSLRYRIASEYLDVTKGLWDSWEGDAFVRNKNSGEFFSAGKLHTLNHQGEFFSVQGPLNIGRTPQGRPILFQAGASEDGKQLAAKHADAIFTHHETQQSAQAFYQDVKKQLVEQGREPDDLRIFQGVSVIVGDDNEDVERQYWETARLVSIENALNYLGRYFEHYDFSRHPLDEPFPDIGDLGQNSFRSTTDAIKRNARERNLTLREVALEAASPRPVFGGTPEAVADGLQNWFDTQAADGFIISGGTPNSFGHFIDRVVPILQQRGLFRSDYSGDTLRDHLGLKQPLNQFTQ, encoded by the coding sequence ATGAGCAACAGTGCGAAAAACAAACGGCAATTGCGTCTTGGCGCCATTTTGCATGGCGCATCGGGAAATATGTCCGCCTGGCGGCATCCGGACGCCACCGCCGACGCCAGCATTAATCTCGATTTTAATATTGCCACGGCGAAAAAGGCCGAACAGGGTAAATTGGATTTCGTGTTTGTTGCCGACGGCTTATATATCAATGAGAAATCCATTCCGCATTTCCTTAACCGTTTTGAACCCCTGACCCTGCTTGCCGCCCTGTCCGCCGCCACCGACAAAATCGGGCTGGTGGGCACGCTGTCCACCTCATACAGCGATCCCTTTACCGTCGCGCGCCAGTTCGCCAGCCTGGATCACCTGAGCAAAGGCCGGGCGGGCTGGAACGTGGTGACGTCGCCGCTGGAAGGGTCGGCAAAGAATTTTTCGCGCACCGAGCACCCGGAGCACAGCCTGCGTTATCGCATCGCCAGCGAATATCTCGATGTCACCAAAGGGTTGTGGGACTCGTGGGAAGGTGATGCCTTTGTGCGTAACAAAAACAGCGGCGAATTTTTCAGCGCCGGTAAGCTGCATACCCTGAACCATCAGGGGGAGTTCTTCTCGGTGCAGGGGCCGCTGAATATCGGCCGCACGCCGCAGGGCCGCCCGATTCTGTTCCAGGCCGGCGCGTCGGAAGACGGCAAGCAGTTGGCGGCAAAACACGCCGACGCCATTTTCACCCACCATGAAACCCAACAGTCGGCGCAGGCATTTTATCAGGACGTAAAAAAACAACTGGTGGAACAGGGCCGCGAACCGGACGATCTGCGAATTTTCCAGGGCGTCAGCGTGATCGTCGGCGACGACAATGAAGACGTGGAACGCCAATATTGGGAAACCGCACGCCTGGTCAGCATCGAGAATGCGCTCAACTACCTGGGCCGCTATTTCGAGCATTATGACTTTTCCCGCCACCCGCTGGATGAGCCCTTCCCGGACATCGGCGATTTAGGGCAAAACAGCTTCCGCAGCACCACCGATGCCATCAAACGCAACGCCCGCGAGCGCAACCTGACGCTGCGCGAAGTGGCGCTGGAAGCCGCCTCGCCGCGCCCGGTGTTCGGCGGCACGCCGGAGGCGGTAGCGGACGGCCTGCAAAACTGGTTCGACACCCAGGCCGCCGACGGTTTCATCATCAGTGGCGGTACGCCGAACTCCTTCGGCCACTTTATCGACCGCGTAGTGCCTATCCTGCAGCAGCGTGGCCTGTTCCGCAGCGATTACAGCGGCGATACGCTGCGCGACCACCTTGGCCTGAAGCAGCCGCTGAACCAATTTACGCAATAA
- a CDS encoding amino acid ABC transporter ATP-binding protein: MSEAIDYYALREAPVHNIVPVPARGLIEISNVSKFFGKHKALDDVSLTLRPGTVTVILGPSGSGKSTLLRAINHLERVDEGFIRIDGDYVGYRRKGDKLYELKENAILKQRINVGYVFQNFNLFPHLTVLENIIEAPVVHKIYSRAQAKEVAYQLLDTVGLRHKADAYPRHLSGGQQQRIAIARALALNPKVILFDEPTSALDPELVGEVLDVIKGLADLGVTLVVVTHEIGFAREAADQIVFMVDGQIVEQGNARQVLNHPQHQRTINFLNKVL, encoded by the coding sequence ATGTCCGAAGCTATTGATTATTATGCCCTGCGCGAAGCGCCGGTGCACAACATCGTTCCGGTACCGGCGCGCGGCCTGATTGAAATCAGCAACGTGAGCAAATTTTTCGGCAAGCACAAGGCGCTCGACGACGTCAGCCTGACGCTGCGGCCGGGCACGGTCACGGTGATCCTCGGGCCGTCCGGCTCGGGTAAATCCACCCTGCTGCGCGCCATCAACCACCTGGAACGCGTCGATGAAGGCTTTATCCGCATCGACGGCGACTACGTCGGCTACCGGCGCAAAGGCGACAAACTGTATGAACTGAAAGAGAACGCCATTCTCAAGCAGCGTATCAACGTCGGCTACGTGTTCCAAAACTTTAACCTGTTCCCGCATCTGACGGTGCTGGAGAACATTATTGAAGCGCCGGTGGTGCATAAGATTTATTCGCGCGCTCAGGCAAAAGAAGTCGCTTACCAGTTGCTGGATACCGTCGGCCTGCGCCACAAGGCCGACGCTTATCCGCGTCACCTGTCCGGCGGCCAGCAACAACGCATTGCCATTGCGCGTGCGCTGGCGTTGAACCCGAAGGTAATTTTGTTTGATGAGCCCACTTCGGCGCTCGATCCGGAGCTGGTCGGCGAAGTGCTGGACGTGATCAAAGGGCTGGCGGACCTGGGCGTAACGCTGGTGGTGGTCACCCATGAGATTGGTTTTGCGCGTGAAGCGGCAGATCAGATCGTGTTTATGGTCGACGGGCAGATCGTCGAGCAGGGTAACGCCCGGCAGGTGCTGAACCATCCGCAGCACCAGCGCACCATTAACTTCCTCAACAAAGTTCTGTGA
- a CDS encoding LysR family transcriptional regulator: MRGSEFAELRAFAAIVEHGSFARAAAHLGMSASALSQTLRNLESRLGLRLLNRTTRSVAPTDAGAQMLARLLPAIAEIDAAVAQAVNQRQLPTGRLRLNITRIAAMHYLAPLIAPFHRQYPDILLDLNVEDRLVDIVAGGFDAGVRLHEKLEKDMVAIKLGGDLRMRVVASPAYLARHGQPQAPRELRQHLCLNFRWPTNGNLYRWEFERDGETLDIAVEGPVIVDEPEILVRAALDGVGIAYLFEHQVAAALADGRLAPLLDAWTPPFPGFYLYYPANRQMPRPLRAFIDFARQQGVQAAGA, encoded by the coding sequence ATGAGAGGGAGTGAATTTGCAGAGCTGCGCGCTTTTGCCGCCATTGTTGAACACGGCAGCTTTGCCCGCGCCGCCGCGCACCTGGGCATGAGCGCCTCGGCGCTGAGCCAGACGCTGCGCAATCTGGAAAGCCGTTTGGGGCTGCGGCTGTTGAACCGCACCACCCGCAGCGTGGCGCCCACCGACGCCGGGGCGCAGATGTTGGCGCGCCTGTTGCCGGCTATTGCCGAAATCGATGCGGCGGTGGCGCAGGCGGTCAACCAACGCCAGCTGCCCACCGGGCGTTTGCGGCTCAATATTACGCGGATCGCCGCCATGCATTATCTGGCGCCGTTGATCGCGCCGTTTCATCGACAGTACCCGGATATTCTCCTCGATCTCAACGTGGAAGACCGGCTGGTGGACATTGTCGCCGGCGGTTTCGATGCCGGCGTGCGTCTGCATGAGAAGCTGGAAAAGGACATGGTGGCGATCAAGCTTGGCGGAGACCTGCGGATGCGGGTAGTCGCCTCGCCGGCGTATCTGGCCCGTCATGGCCAACCGCAGGCGCCGCGCGAGCTGCGCCAACATCTTTGCCTGAATTTTCGCTGGCCAACCAATGGCAATCTTTACCGCTGGGAGTTTGAGCGCGACGGTGAAACGCTGGATATCGCGGTGGAAGGGCCGGTGATCGTCGACGAACCGGAGATCCTGGTGCGGGCGGCGCTGGACGGCGTGGGCATCGCCTACCTGTTTGAGCACCAAGTGGCCGCTGCGCTGGCCGACGGCCGGCTGGCACCGCTGTTGGATGCCTGGACACCGCCTTTTCCCGGTTTTTACCTTTACTACCCCGCCAACCGACAAATGCCGCGCCCACTGCGCGCGTTTATTGATTTCGCCCGGCAGCAGGGCGTGCAGGCGGCAGGGGCATAA
- a CDS encoding aldo/keto reductase, whose product MNTSLSLDSYRLLGRSGLRVSPLALGTMTFGADWGWGAEQAEARRLFDTYVDRGGNFIDTANRYTEGSAERFVGEFATGRRDRLVIATKYTLPMQPDNPNSGGNHRKSMVRSVEDSLRRLNTDYIDLLYLHAWDYTTPVEEIMRAMDDLVRAGKVLYLAVSDLPAWQAARMQMLADLRGWSPLIGLQIEYSLLERTVERELIPMAQELGLGVIPWSPLAGGVLSGKYRRQDLHPEGDETGTRREVVRTKGTLTAHNLDIADALGDIARETGYTSAQVALAWTLRNPAVTAPIIGARTLTQLDDNLGALAVRLAENQWQRLDALSAIELGFPHDFLTLSTTRNIMFGGLNIAGRR is encoded by the coding sequence ATGAACACATCCTTATCGCTGGACAGTTACCGCCTGCTGGGCCGCTCCGGCCTGCGCGTCTCGCCGCTGGCGCTCGGCACCATGACCTTCGGCGCCGACTGGGGCTGGGGAGCGGAACAGGCCGAGGCCCGCCGCCTGTTCGACACCTATGTCGATCGCGGCGGCAACTTTATCGATACCGCCAACCGCTATACCGAAGGCAGCGCCGAACGCTTTGTCGGCGAATTCGCCACCGGGCGCCGCGACCGTCTGGTGATCGCCACCAAATACACGTTGCCGATGCAGCCCGATAACCCGAACTCCGGCGGCAATCACCGCAAAAGCATGGTGCGATCGGTGGAGGATAGCCTGCGGCGCCTGAACACCGACTATATCGATCTGCTCTATTTGCACGCCTGGGACTACACCACGCCGGTGGAAGAAATCATGCGCGCGATGGACGATCTGGTGCGCGCCGGCAAAGTACTCTACCTGGCGGTATCGGACCTCCCGGCCTGGCAGGCCGCCAGAATGCAGATGCTGGCGGATTTGCGCGGCTGGTCGCCGCTTATCGGCCTGCAGATCGAATACAGCCTGCTGGAACGCACGGTGGAGCGCGAATTGATCCCGATGGCACAAGAGTTGGGGCTGGGCGTGATCCCGTGGTCGCCGCTCGCGGGAGGGGTATTGAGCGGCAAATACCGGCGGCAAGATCTGCACCCCGAGGGGGATGAGACGGGTACGCGACGCGAGGTGGTACGCACCAAAGGAACGCTGACCGCCCACAATCTCGACATTGCCGATGCCCTGGGCGATATCGCCCGCGAAACCGGTTACACGTCCGCCCAGGTAGCGCTTGCCTGGACGCTGCGCAATCCGGCGGTGACCGCGCCCATTATCGGCGCACGCACGCTGACGCAACTGGATGACAACCTCGGCGCGCTGGCGGTCAGGCTGGCGGAAAATCAGTGGCAACGGCTGGATGCACTTAGCGCGATTGAATTGGGCTTCCCGCATGATTTCCTTACGCTGTCGACCACCCGCAACATCATGTTCGGCGGCCTGAACATCGCCGGGCGCAGATAA
- a CDS encoding GGDEF domain-containing protein, with the protein MNARINAKHGLPVTLQLITLFLLAFLLSLLGIFTRPIGSLSLFWPVNAILLGLLLRKPAYATPLGWLTTYLGMITADLTTGEALPLAMWLNACNMSLIATGYGVMLLLPQSQRRMGKPQAILYMFTASLSGAAVASTLSILRSDSLYNNTVITAWLAWFSEQFSTNLLLLPVFLAAPRLKQLLSMPINWPLRAGMPLLALLFSLIFSVYIGGPGAIAFPIPALLWCAVRYQLFTVTLLTLLTGMTEISSISANLMLYETPNNHNAFLDTLMSARLGIAMLVMGPLILASSIAVNRKLMRRLEHSANHDFLTGVLARSALTQKAGELLEHKYKSKEAVSLLLIDIDHFKLINDAHGHVVGDQILASFAHIVRRELRHDQLFGRLGGEEFAIMLPRALAAQGVALAEHLRQLVQKTDLYPGGKTPLKITISVGVASLAMNEVKSLEQLMNMADIALYRAKSQGRNRVESFNVVSGNSVGHIMFK; encoded by the coding sequence ATGAACGCCAGAATAAATGCCAAACATGGCCTGCCTGTTACCCTCCAGCTGATCACTCTTTTTCTGCTGGCGTTTTTGCTTTCCTTGCTGGGGATATTTACTCGTCCGATTGGATCTCTTTCCCTGTTTTGGCCGGTGAATGCGATTTTACTCGGCCTGCTCTTGCGCAAACCCGCCTATGCCACGCCGTTGGGCTGGCTGACCACCTACCTTGGCATGATTACCGCCGATTTGACGACCGGCGAAGCGCTGCCTTTGGCGATGTGGTTGAATGCCTGCAATATGTCGCTGATCGCCACCGGTTACGGCGTGATGCTGCTGTTACCGCAGTCGCAGCGCAGAATGGGCAAGCCGCAGGCGATACTTTATATGTTTACCGCCAGCCTGAGCGGCGCGGCGGTGGCATCGACCCTGTCGATACTGCGCAGTGACAGCCTGTACAATAATACGGTGATCACCGCCTGGCTGGCGTGGTTCAGTGAACAGTTCTCCACTAACCTGCTGCTGTTGCCGGTGTTCCTGGCGGCTCCGCGGCTGAAGCAACTGTTGAGCATGCCGATAAACTGGCCGCTGCGGGCCGGCATGCCGCTGTTGGCGCTGCTGTTTTCCCTGATATTCAGCGTGTACATCGGCGGCCCGGGGGCGATAGCCTTCCCGATCCCGGCATTGCTGTGGTGTGCGGTCCGCTACCAGCTGTTCACCGTGACTTTGCTGACGCTGTTGACCGGCATGACTGAAATCAGCAGCATCTCCGCCAACCTGATGTTGTATGAAACGCCGAACAACCACAACGCATTCCTCGATACCCTGATGTCCGCCCGGTTGGGGATCGCCATGCTGGTGATGGGGCCGCTGATCCTCGCCAGTTCGATAGCCGTTAATCGTAAGCTGATGCGCCGGCTGGAACACAGCGCCAATCACGATTTTCTGACCGGGGTGCTGGCACGCAGTGCGCTGACGCAAAAGGCCGGCGAACTGTTGGAGCACAAATATAAATCGAAAGAGGCGGTGTCGCTGCTGTTGATTGATATCGACCATTTCAAGCTGATTAACGACGCGCACGGCCACGTAGTGGGCGATCAGATATTGGCCTCCTTTGCCCACATCGTCCGGCGTGAACTGCGCCACGATCAGCTGTTTGGCCGTCTCGGCGGGGAAGAGTTCGCGATTATGCTACCGCGTGCGCTGGCCGCGCAGGGGGTGGCTTTGGCGGAGCATTTGCGGCAGCTGGTGCAAAAAACCGATCTGTATCCCGGCGGCAAAACGCCGCTGAAAATCACCATCAGCGTAGGTGTCGCCAGCCTGGCGATGAATGAAGTGAAGTCTCTGGAACAGCTGATGAATATGGCGGATATTGCGCTTTATCGCGCCAAATCGCAGGGGCGCAATCGCGTAGAGTCGTTTAACGTGGTGAGCGGCAACAGCGTTGGTCACATCATGTTTAAATAG
- a CDS encoding cold-shock protein: MNGKITTFFEDKGFGFITDENGENRYFHVIKVQNPELIKKNAAVTFEPTNNTKGPSAYAVKVQAASKYIIIANERIKITSIKSFNTFTKEVPVKADVDKENTVLSVGLLMNRIRPQSEEAPQTMQTLRMLTITTFQNATHTFSEQEIDMDETLKVLKSL, from the coding sequence ATGAACGGCAAGATAACGACTTTTTTTGAAGACAAAGGCTTCGGCTTTATTACCGATGAGAACGGGGAAAATCGTTATTTTCACGTGATTAAAGTGCAAAACCCGGAGCTGATTAAGAAAAACGCGGCGGTGACCTTCGAACCGACCAACAACACCAAAGGCCCTTCGGCGTATGCGGTCAAAGTGCAGGCGGCGAGCAAATACATCATCATCGCCAACGAAAGAATCAAGATCACCAGCATCAAATCTTTCAATACCTTCACCAAAGAAGTGCCGGTGAAAGCGGACGTCGACAAAGAAAACACCGTGCTCTCGGTGGGCCTGCTGATGAACCGCATCCGTCCGCAGTCCGAAGAGGCGCCGCAGACCATGCAGACGCTGCGCATGCTGACCATCACCACTTTCCAGAACGCGACCCATACCTTCTCCGAACAGGAGATCGACATGGATGAAACGCTGAAAGTGCTGAAAAGCCTCTAA
- a CDS encoding YnfU family zinc-binding protein — translation MTDSSSVKGFINRSTNIACPKCAYVTSQKCATLRQNVMLICPNCGTRFEPRQN, via the coding sequence ATGACTGATTCCAGCAGCGTTAAAGGCTTTATCAACCGCTCCACCAACATCGCCTGCCCCAAATGCGCCTACGTCACCAGCCAAAAATGCGCGACGCTACGGCAAAACGTTATGCTGATCTGCCCAAACTGCGGTACCCGATTTGAACCCAGGCAGAACTGA
- a CDS encoding flavodoxin family protein, whose translation MAKTVVIFHSGYGHTERLANIVAEGAEAELIAIDQDGNIGEEAWQKLDEADAIIFGSPTYMGGPSWQFKKFADASSKAWFTRKWQDKVFGGFTNSASLNGDKQVTLIALQTLASQHGGLWVSLGLPPANSKAAQRTDVNNLGGSVGLLVQTPADASVDEMLSGDLETAKLYGQRVASIAAKLA comes from the coding sequence ATGGCGAAGACAGTGGTGATTTTTCATTCCGGCTACGGCCACACCGAGCGTTTGGCGAACATTGTTGCCGAAGGCGCAGAAGCTGAGCTGATCGCTATCGATCAAGACGGCAATATCGGCGAAGAAGCCTGGCAGAAACTGGATGAGGCCGACGCCATCATCTTTGGTTCGCCGACCTACATGGGCGGCCCATCGTGGCAGTTCAAGAAATTTGCCGACGCCAGCTCAAAAGCCTGGTTCACTCGCAAATGGCAGGACAAGGTGTTCGGCGGTTTCACCAACAGCGCCAGCCTGAACGGCGACAAGCAGGTTACGCTGATCGCCCTGCAAACGCTGGCTTCACAGCACGGCGGTTTGTGGGTCAGCCTGGGGCTGCCGCCGGCCAACAGCAAAGCGGCGCAGCGTACCGATGTGAACAATCTGGGCGGCTCAGTTGGCCTGTTGGTACAAACGCCCGCCGATGCCAGCGTAGATGAAATGCTGTCGGGGGATTTGGAAACCGCCAAATTGTACGGTCAGCGCGTCGCGAGCATTGCCGCCAAACTGGCGTGA
- a CDS encoding amino acid ABC transporter permease gives MSKQEVLKVVPARYPLRLVGALFSVFILAAIVQSVAANERWEWAVFAEWFFAPAVLSGLGQTLLLTLLGTLFSIIFGTLLALARLSRSYLLASLAWGYIWLFRSLPLILVLIILYNFSYLYDSISLGIPFTSLVFASYPTIDILSQFSVAVLGLTLVQSAYTAEIIRGGILGVEYGQHEAAAALGLPGYRRTFRIILPQALRSIVPTGFNEIISLAKGTSIVYVLALPELFYTIQVIYNRTQQVIPLLMVATVWYLFITTALSVIQYYIERYFARGAVRELPPSPWQKLAGWIKR, from the coding sequence ATGTCCAAACAAGAAGTGTTGAAAGTGGTTCCCGCGCGCTACCCGCTGCGGCTGGTGGGCGCGCTGTTTTCGGTGTTTATTCTGGCGGCGATAGTCCAGTCGGTGGCGGCCAACGAGCGCTGGGAATGGGCCGTGTTTGCCGAGTGGTTCTTTGCGCCGGCGGTGCTTTCCGGTCTGGGGCAAACCTTGCTGCTGACGCTGCTCGGCACGCTGTTCAGCATTATTTTCGGTACCTTGCTGGCGCTGGCGCGGCTGTCGCGATCTTATCTGTTGGCGTCGCTGGCCTGGGGCTACATCTGGCTGTTCCGTTCGCTGCCGCTGATCCTGGTGCTGATCATCTTGTATAACTTCTCTTACCTGTATGATTCCATCTCGCTGGGCATTCCCTTTACCTCGCTGGTGTTCGCCAGCTACCCGACCATCGATATCCTCAGCCAGTTTTCCGTCGCGGTCCTGGGGCTCACCCTGGTGCAATCGGCCTATACCGCTGAAATCATCCGCGGCGGCATTCTCGGGGTGGAATATGGCCAGCATGAGGCCGCAGCGGCGCTCGGTCTGCCGGGCTACCGCCGCACTTTCCGCATCATTTTGCCGCAGGCGCTGCGCTCAATCGTTCCGACCGGTTTCAACGAGATCATCAGCCTGGCCAAGGGCACCTCGATCGTTTACGTGCTGGCGCTGCCGGAGCTGTTTTACACCATTCAGGTCATCTATAACCGCACGCAGCAGGTGATACCGCTGCTGATGGTCGCGACCGTCTGGTACTTGTTTATCACCACCGCGCTGTCGGTGATCCAATACTACATTGAGCGCTATTTCGCCCGGGGCGCAGTGCGCGAGTTGCCGCCGTCACCCTGGCAGAAACTGGCCGGCTGGATAAAACGTTAG
- a CDS encoding YnfU family zinc-binding protein: MSIFDALKMFSATSVKVTCPKCAYVSEQSSSKVRKNITMICPKCGHYFRPGEEK; encoded by the coding sequence ATGTCTATCTTTGATGCCCTTAAGATGTTCAGCGCCACATCCGTGAAAGTGACTTGCCCAAAATGCGCTTACGTCTCCGAACAAAGCAGCAGCAAGGTGCGCAAAAATATCACCATGATCTGCCCTAAATGCGGGCATTATTTCCGCCCTGGAGAAGAAAAGTAA
- a CDS encoding GNAT family N-acetyltransferase, with amino-acid sequence MANDVFIQTLPDDPLVEPVIQGLFGEYRQRYGDYFGDQEQETLDLYAPPQGAFIVLLRAGVPIAMGAFKRYDPHTAELKRIWTRTDLRRQGLAQKVLQQLETLALEQGYRQLYLTTGFRQPEAVGLYLSNGYQPQFDPTVDSEVYSRPPYDGRLPFRKSLITAGALCCAPERKIA; translated from the coding sequence ATGGCAAACGACGTCTTTATCCAAACGCTGCCGGACGACCCTTTGGTCGAGCCGGTGATTCAAGGGCTGTTCGGCGAGTACCGCCAGCGCTACGGCGATTATTTTGGTGACCAGGAACAAGAAACGCTGGATCTGTACGCCCCGCCACAGGGCGCGTTTATCGTACTGTTACGCGCCGGAGTGCCGATCGCCATGGGCGCGTTCAAACGCTACGATCCGCACACCGCCGAGCTAAAGCGCATCTGGACGCGAACCGATCTGCGTCGCCAGGGGCTGGCGCAAAAGGTCTTGCAGCAACTGGAGACGCTGGCGCTGGAGCAGGGTTACCGCCAGCTCTACCTGACCACCGGTTTTCGCCAGCCGGAGGCGGTGGGCCTGTATCTGAGCAACGGCTATCAGCCGCAGTTCGACCCCACCGTCGACAGCGAAGTTTACAGCCGCCCGCCCTACGACGGCCGATTGCCGTTTCGCAAGAGCCTGATAACAGCAGGCGCACTCTGTTGCGCGCCGGAAAGGAAGATTGCCTAG
- a CDS encoding glycosyltransferase family 39 protein, giving the protein MSLQQIPTKPLAGKALKGIGYRHCVYLILMFAAGIRFISLTGRYFWCDEASSVLTSRYDVSALLYHASFDVHPPLYYLLLRGWMLLFGDSIFAARSLSLLFGVITVALAIKLTRKVANERAALLAGSLMAMMPMAVRYSQEARMYALMGMLTIAATLALVMWLKTPANRRYLAVYALLMALSFYTHYFTIFALISHWIVLLALSCRRDEPQRYLKQPAWWLANLAIGLAYIPWLLVLVNLLDHIAELKVGGDVGWIPQVVWSDLPAMYWRLFTGDDGRGYPAIIFWLLPLCFTGLSCFWLMGRRGERKYPLLLLCSVFIPVTLLFIISFRTPLFVDRYLFFASLGIPIILALLITENEKKAHRILLLLLVSLLFGSGLRNDYPSEKDEFKAMVSYINSGYQPDDAVVVSNMFNYLSYVYYNEKGHRALLYTPVKPNGISGKPNAYGFGTFFHDRAAQTYVDNLNALVGPHRRVWLVSGGDFNQDFGRLPPGWANTSTFKSGGFESRLFIVKSGR; this is encoded by the coding sequence ATGTCTCTGCAACAAATCCCTACCAAACCCCTGGCCGGCAAGGCGCTAAAAGGCATTGGCTATCGGCATTGCGTCTATCTGATTCTGATGTTTGCCGCCGGGATCCGGTTTATTTCCTTAACCGGCAGATACTTTTGGTGTGACGAGGCCTCCAGCGTGCTGACCAGCCGTTATGACGTTTCGGCGCTGTTGTACCATGCTTCTTTTGACGTCCATCCGCCGCTTTATTATCTGCTGCTGCGTGGCTGGATGCTGCTGTTCGGCGATAGCATTTTTGCTGCCCGTTCTCTCAGCCTGCTGTTTGGCGTTATTACGGTCGCGCTGGCCATAAAGCTGACGCGCAAGGTTGCCAATGAACGGGCGGCACTGCTGGCCGGCAGCCTGATGGCAATGATGCCGATGGCGGTGCGTTACAGCCAGGAGGCGCGTATGTATGCGCTGATGGGAATGTTGACGATCGCCGCTACCCTGGCGCTGGTGATGTGGTTAAAGACGCCCGCTAACCGTCGTTATTTGGCGGTTTATGCGTTATTGATGGCGTTGAGTTTTTATACGCACTACTTCACCATTTTTGCCTTAATAAGTCACTGGATAGTGCTGTTGGCGCTGTCCTGCCGGCGTGATGAACCCCAGCGTTATCTTAAGCAACCGGCCTGGTGGCTGGCTAATCTGGCTATAGGGCTGGCCTATATCCCCTGGCTGTTGGTGTTGGTGAACTTGCTGGATCATATTGCGGAGCTGAAAGTGGGCGGGGATGTCGGCTGGATCCCCCAGGTGGTGTGGAGCGATCTTCCTGCCATGTATTGGCGGTTATTCACCGGGGATGACGGCAGAGGTTATCCCGCGATCATTTTTTGGCTGTTACCTTTGTGTTTCACCGGGCTGTCATGCTTCTGGCTGATGGGGCGGAGAGGGGAAAGAAAATACCCTCTGCTGTTGCTTTGCAGCGTATTTATCCCTGTTACTCTGCTGTTTATTATTTCGTTCCGAACACCGCTGTTCGTCGACCGCTATTTATTTTTCGCCTCATTGGGCATTCCGATCATCCTGGCCCTGTTAATTACTGAAAACGAAAAAAAGGCGCACAGGATTTTATTGTTGCTGCTGGTTAGCCTGCTGTTTGGCAGCGGGCTGCGGAATGATTATCCGTCGGAGAAAGATGAGTTTAAGGCGATGGTGAGTTATATCAACAGTGGCTATCAACCTGATGATGCCGTCGTCGTCAGCAATATGTTCAATTATCTGAGTTATGTTTATTACAACGAAAAAGGGCATCGCGCGTTGCTGTATACGCCGGTCAAGCCCAACGGTATTTCCGGAAAGCCCAATGCCTATGGCTTTGGCACTTTTTTCCACGATCGCGCGGCGCAGACCTATGTCGATAATCTCAACGCCCTGGTGGGGCCTCATCGCCGGGTGTGGTTAGTCAGCGGCGGCGATTTTAATCAGGATTTTGGGCGGTTGCCGCCAGGATGGGCCAACACCAGCACCTTTAAAAGCGGCGGGTTCGAATCGCGGCTGTTTATCGTTAAATCAGGCCGGTGA
- a CDS encoding VOC family protein: MGIKRLNHAVLYVSDVQQSANFYHQVLGFKLKPSGSPDNAVFTQAADSDNDHDLALFSKNLGQQRAGVFRANGEPPAENEPPAGLYHLAWEVDSLDELERIRDQLAQRGILGLEEDHGVHKSIYGHDPDGLLFEVTWFIPPALLTEQDRNQRGIKPLDFAAEKRRFAKG; this comes from the coding sequence ATGGGAATTAAACGGCTTAACCACGCGGTGCTGTATGTCAGCGATGTGCAGCAAAGCGCGAATTTTTATCATCAGGTGCTGGGGTTCAAGCTGAAACCTTCGGGCAGCCCCGACAACGCGGTGTTTACCCAGGCGGCCGATTCGGATAACGATCACGATCTGGCGTTGTTCAGCAAAAATCTCGGGCAGCAGCGAGCCGGGGTGTTTCGTGCCAACGGTGAACCGCCGGCGGAAAACGAGCCACCGGCCGGGCTGTACCATCTGGCGTGGGAAGTCGATAGTCTGGATGAACTCGAACGCATTCGCGATCAATTGGCGCAGCGCGGCATTCTCGGGCTGGAGGAGGATCACGGCGTGCACAAGAGCATCTATGGTCACGATCCCGATGGATTGTTGTTTGAAGTGACCTGGTTTATTCCGCCGGCGCTGCTGACCGAGCAGGATCGCAATCAGCGCGGCATCAAGCCGCTGGATTTCGCCGCCGAGAAACGCCGCTTCGCGAAGGGATAA